The Syngnathus typhle isolate RoL2023-S1 ecotype Sweden linkage group LG14, RoL_Styp_1.0, whole genome shotgun sequence genome segment ATATCCGATAATGGAACCAAGTTGTCTTCTGCTTGTTCTCCTTCCACTTCTGCCTCAAAGCCCGTCGAGACTGAAGgcttttttgaattgtgttgTTCCAAGTGTTTTTTCAGATAAGCACTACTAGACAAACTTTTGTCACAAACCGGACATGTAAACTGTTTCTTTCCGCTGTGCGTGATCATGTGTTGTTTGAGATGCGACCTATGCGAGTAACTTTTCGCGCAGACTGAACAATGAAAAGGTCTCTCCCCAGTGTGAGTTACCATGTGTTGTCTGAGACACGAGCTTTGGGCGAAACTTTTTGCGCAAACCGGACATGGAAAgggtttctccccagtgtgcATTCTCATGTGGACTCCCAGATAAGACCTGTGGGAGAAACTTTTCGAACAAACCGAACAAGTAAAAGCCTTCTCCCGGGTGTGCGTCACCATGTGTATTTTCAGATACGACCTGTGAGAGAAACCTCGGCCGCAAACGGAACATGTGAATGGTTTCTCCCCGGTGTGTCTTTTCATGTGTTGCCTGAGGTAGGATTTGTGAGAGAAACCTTTAGCGCAAACCGAACACAGAAAATGTTTCTCGACCGTATGCGCGCTCTTGTGTTTTTTCATCTCCAACTCATCGGAGAACGTTGCgtcacaaacggaacaggagtaGCATTTTCCAGTCGTGTGCATCGCCGTGTGTCTCATCATACTACGCTTAGCTGTGAATCTTTTGTCGCAAATTGAGCAagcaaaaggtttctccccgCTGTGCTTTATCATGTGTGCTTTCAAATGACTTTTATAGGCATATTTTTTTCCGCATACTGGGCAGTAAAAGTGATTGTCATCTTCGTCGTGCGTTGGATTCCCTTTCGGTTCCTCTTCAGTCTCCGAAGATGCTTTGGTGTCGTCACTTTGATTGTTGTTCCAAGACTGGGATGTTGTGTTGTCTGCTTTTGAGTGTGGCTCTTCACACTGTTCCTCATCAGCTTCTGTTGTCATGTGATCACTGGAGCAGCTTGGGCCCAAAGGTTTCTCCCCGGTGTGTGTTTTCAAGTGTAGTCTGAGTttggacatgtgaaaaaaacGTTGTGAACAAAATGAACAGGGAAAAGTACTTTGGGCACTGTGCGTGCTCATGTGTCTTCTCAGTTCAAACTTACTAAAGAATCTCTTGTCGCAACCCAAACAGGAAAATGGTTTCTCCCCTGTGTGGATTGCCACGTGTCGGCTCAGATTCTGCTTGAAGGTGAAGCTTTTACCGCAGACTGAGCatgcaaaaggtttctctccgcTGTGCGTTCTCATGTGCGTTTTCAAAGCACTTTTGTAGGCAAAAGTTCTGCCACATTGAGAGCAGTTAAATCGGCTTTTGTCACTGGGATGTTCACGTTTCGATTTCTTGCTCTTTGGCGGTTCTCCATCAGCTTGACTTGAGCTGCTGCTCTCCTCACTTTGACTGTGATGAAGCTGCGAGGACTGACCCATGTCCTCCTCACTCTTCACATGGACGCCAGTCCAGGTGAACGCGATGACGTCAgcc includes the following:
- the LOC133166981 gene encoding gastrula zinc finger protein XlCGF8.2DB-like isoform X2 translates to MTTEADEEQCEEPHSKADNTTSQSWNNNQSDDTKASSETEEEPKGNPTHDEDDNHFYCPVCGKKYAYKSHLKAHMIKHSGEKPFACSICDKRFTAKRSMMRHTAMHTTGKCYSCSVCDATFSDELEMKKHKSAHTVEKHFLCSVCAKGFSHKSYLRQHMKRHTGEKPFTCSVCGRGFSHRSYLKIHMVTHTREKAFTCSVCSKSFSHRSYLGVHMRMHTGEKPFPCPVCAKSFAQSSCLRQHMVTHTGERPFHCSVCAKSYSHRSHLKQHMITHSGKKQFTCPVCDKSLSSSAYLKKHLEQHNSKKPSVSTGFEAEVEGEQAEDNLVPLSDMDDVVRRFRH
- the LOC133166981 gene encoding gastrula zinc finger protein XlCGF57.1-like isoform X1 — protein: MKQEDVPSEQNSRSPVKQEELRESPHVKEEEKEADVIAFTWTGVHVKSEEDMGQSSQLHHSQSEESSSSSQADGEPPKSKKSKREHPSDKSRFNCSQCGRTFAYKSALKTHMRTHSGEKPFACSVCGKSFTFKQNLSRHVAIHTGEKPFSCLGCDKRFFSKFELRRHMSTHSAQSTFPCSFCSQRFFHMSKLRLHLKTHTGEKPLGPSCSSDHMTTEADEEQCEEPHSKADNTTSQSWNNNQSDDTKASSETEEEPKGNPTHDEDDNHFYCPVCGKKYAYKSHLKAHMIKHSGEKPFACSICDKRFTAKRSMMRHTAMHTTGKCYSCSVCDATFSDELEMKKHKSAHTVEKHFLCSVCAKGFSHKSYLRQHMKRHTGEKPFTCSVCGRGFSHRSYLKIHMVTHTREKAFTCSVCSKSFSHRSYLGVHMRMHTGEKPFPCPVCAKSFAQSSCLRQHMVTHTGERPFHCSVCAKSYSHRSHLKQHMITHSGKKQFTCPVCDKSLSSSAYLKKHLEQHNSKKPSVSTGFEAEVEGEQAEDNLVPLSDMDDVVRRFRH